The uncultured Bacteroides sp. genome includes the window CCAATATATTTTTGGTCTCGGTATTCTCTATTCTAACCTTTCCTCGCGTCACCGCCACACGAATCTGATCCTCATTAGGCCACGCAGCAATGTTAAAAGCCGTACCAAGCACCGTTGTTTTCAACTCTCCGCTATAGATAACAAACGGACGTTTCGCATTGCGTTTTATGTCAAAATAAGCTTCTCCCGATAGTCGCACTTCCCTTTTTCCTTTGTCGAAAGAGGGTAATAATTCAATCGTACTATTTGCTTGTAAAACAACCAACGAACCATCCGGCAAAACTACACTACGCACATATGACGTATTTTCAGACAAGCTCACCGGCTGAGAAGTGATAATAATAGATTCTTCCGGAACAGCCTGTTTTATGTAATAACCTATCCCCAGCAACAACAGCAAAACAGCAGCAATAGAGCCTATACGAATAAAAAAATCATGCCTCATCCATCTTCTGTTTCTCCGAATCCTACTTTTCTTTACCAAAATCGTAGACAAAATCTCTTGAGAACGTTCATCCGATAAATGTTCCAAAGAATCGTATTTTAGCCAAACAGCTTCCAATTGTCTCTTCAATTCACTGTCATTCTGACTTTTAACCATTCGTGCCAACGTTTCTCTTTCTTCGCTGTTACATTCACCTTTGATATAACGCATAAGCAACGATTCAAGCATATTAGTTTCCATTTTGATTATTATTTAAATAATAAACAGGCATTTATCTACAAAAAGAATCGGTATTAACGCCTATTGATATACTAAGACGAAAAAATGGAAGACAGCACCTAGTCTTATGCTAAGAATTTTATAAAATATCAGAAAATAATCGAAATCAGCAATAAAAGTAAGACTGGATAGTTACCGGAGAAGTAAGTACGTATGTTAATGAGTGCCTGTCGCATGTGGTTTTGAACAGTGGACACGGATATGTCCATCAAACGGGCAATCTCTTCATGAGGCAGCCCTTCTATACAATGAAAAGTAAATACCTTCTTCTGTTGAGGAGGAAGTTGTTCTATTGCTTCCGTAAGTGCACTACTTAATTCCTTATTCAACAAAAGATCAAGAGGAGTTTGGGCCGTAGCGTTATCTTCATTTCCTAGATATTTATCGCTAAATAACAGAATCTCGTTACTCCTCTTCCGAATTTGATCGATAGCATGATTTTGAGCGGCCCGATAAATATAAGCATTTAAATTATCTATAAGCGTAAGTTCTTCACGCTTTTGCCATATTCGCATAAAAACTTCCTGAACAAGATCCTCAGATTTTGTCGGAGAATGAGTCAGTCCCAAGAAAAAACCATATAATTTATCTTTATATAAATAGAAAAGAGAAGTAAAGGACTCTTCATCAAATTTACCTACACTCATAAGAAGCACCCTCTCATTTTAATATTTTTATGCCTGCTTAACCATTTAAAGCTGTTTTTCGCAAAAATATAAAAAAAGAGCGATTCTTAGTGAATATTACAAATATGTTTTAGAATGAACCCAATAAAAAAACGCTCGATTCAAAAACCTGAAAATTACTTTAGCAAAAATAAATTCAACATTTACAGGTTGTTTAAGAATCAATTATTTATTCACTCTTAAACAATCCTTTTAGCTTATGCGGTTCGCAGCGCAGGTATTGCTTTACGCCGATTGCTTTGGCACCCAGCGCAGCGGCGGCATGCCATCCCCAACGAGGGTCGTAAAGCATTCCGCGCCCCACGGCTATCATATCGGCTTTATTCGATTCTATTGCATCTTCAGCCTCTTGCGGTTCTGTGATCAGCCCAACTCCTATGACAGGCATTTTCACCTCTTTTTTTATTGCTTCGGCAAGTGCCAATTGATAGCCCGATTGCAGAGAGGGCAATTGTTGCAGGGCACCATCGAGACCTCCGCTTGAAACATGTATATAACCGCAACCTTTGCTGTCCAGTTGTTTGGCCAGTTCAATGCTTTGCGGCAAATCCCAACCATTTTCTATCCAGTCGGTAGCCGATATGCGAATGCCCACAGGGAAATCCTTTGGAACAACTGCTTTGACGGCTTCAAAAACCTCTAAAGCAAAACGCATTCTGTTTTCGAGACTTCCTCCGTATTCATCCGTCCGTTTATTGGTTACAGGCGATAGAAACTGATGAATCAGATAACCGTGTGCGCCGTGTAATTCAACTGCGTTGAATCCGATAGCCACCGCCCGTTTAGCTGCCGCAGCAAATTGTGAAATTATCTTTTTGATTCCTTCTGTCGTCAATGCCTCAGGGGTAGTTCCGCCCGTGCTGAGAGGTTCGGCAGACGGAGCGAATGTCTGCCAGCCATTGGGATTGTCCGTTGATAGAGAAAGGCCCGGTTTCCAACCCAAATCGGTAGAGGCTTTCCTCCCTGCGTGCGATAGCTGTATAGCCAAAGGTATCTGAGAATGCAGACGAATGAAATTAACTACTTTCGCCAACGCAAAAGCCGTTTTTTCGTCCCAAAGGCCTAAATCACCATACGAAATTCTGCCCTCAGGCGCTATTCCCGTAGCTTCCATTATTAAAAGTCCGGCACCGGACAAGGATAAATTGCCGTAATGCATCAAGTGCCATTCGGTAGCCTGCCCGTTTGCTGCCGAATATTGGCACATGGGAGGTATTATAATACGATTGCTTAGATTGACACTGCCAATCGTTGCTTCAGAAAATAATTTGCTCATCTTTTTAGTTCGCTAACATTTATTTACTCATCTCATCCAATAAAATCAAATCTTCGGCATCAAGCTTTAGTTTAGGGCCAGCAACGATGGTCTCTAACTGACTTTTGCCGATTGCGTTCACAATCACTTAAACGATTATCGCCGCATTTTGTTCTTGGCTATGCTTCTCATACAACCCGTCAATCATACCATCCGCCAGACCAATCACCGGCACATGAATATATTCCGCCCTTACCACCTCGGCAATAGCCAGAAAAATCTCAGCCGCGGGCACAATCACATCCGCCCGGTCCGCCTTAATATTGAACGCATCCATGCGTTCTCCCGGCGTTAAAAGACTCAACTGATCATATATAGCCTTCAAAGAGCCCACAGACATCCGCTGCTTCTTCTTGTCTTTTTTGCTTGCCAAACGATACAGCCTGTTAATGTTACCCCCCGAACCTATGATATCCACACGATCCAATCCCTCCGTCAAGTGACTTAGGTCATCCTTCATTCGTTCCCAAACGCCCTCCTCAACAACATTTCTCAACATTCGTACCGTACCTATATTATAAGAAAGCGACTGCTTCAGCTCCCCGTCAATCTGCAGGTTTATCTCCGTGCTGCCTCCGCCCACATCCACATAAATATAATTACCCAAACGCTCCGCAGAACATTCAATATGATACTTATAAATAAGTTGAGCCTCCTCCTGACCGCCTATTATCTCAATATCAAGCCCGGTAGCCTTTTGAATCTTCTTGATAACATCCTTACCATTGGCAGCCTCCCTCATAGCCGACGTAGCGCAGGCCCGGTAATCCGTCACCTCATAAATCTTCATCAGCTGTCTGAAAGCCTTCATCAAACGCAGTAACTTCTTCGATTTACCATCAGAAAGCTCACCCAGTGAAAACACATCAAAACCCAACCGCAACGGAACCCGTAACATCAACACCTTAGAGAATTTCTTACTCATCTGTGCCTCATCAGACTTCACCCTTTTTATTAACAAACGCACTGCGTTTGAACCAATGTCAATAGCAGCATAACATGTATCCGGCATAATCCCCCTCCTCTACTCTTTTAGCTTATAATAATTATATAACTCCTCTTGAGAACGAAACGGTACATTGTTTCCATCCTCCCTCGTCCATGGCCGGTTCTCTCCCGTACCGTCCACCACACAACCCTGACAGGTATCCCGAAAGCCAAAGTCAAACACCTTTTGCAGATCTTCCTTAATCAGCGGGTCATAAACAGGAGTAACCACCTCCACCCTATTATCAAGATTGCGTTGCATCCAGTCCGCCGAACCTATGAACGTTTTATTCTCTCCGCCCGCAGCAAAAATAAAAATACGGGCATGCTCCAGATAGCGATCTATAATTCCATTGACCCGTATCGTATCACTCCCCCCCGGAATGTCCGTCAACAGAGAACAATTACCCCGCACCAACAATTCTACAGGCACACCGGCCTTCGAGGCTTCATACAGTTTTTCTATAATGGCATCATCCGTCACATGATTCACCTTTACGCGGATATAGGCCGGCAACCCCGCTTTTTTATTCTTTATT containing:
- a CDS encoding Ppx/GppA family phosphatase, which translates into the protein MPDTCYAAIDIGSNAVRLLIKRVKSDEAQMSKKFSKVLMLRVPLRLGFDVFSLGELSDGKSKKLLRLMKAFRQLMKIYEVTDYRACATSAMREAANGKDVIKKIQKATGLDIEIIGGQEEAQLIYKYHIECSAERLGNYIYVDVGGGSTEINLQIDGELKQSLSYNIGTVRMLRNVVEEGVWERMKDDLSHLTEGLDRVDIIGSGGNINRLYRLASKKDKKKQRMSVGSLKAIYDQLSLLTPGERMDAFNIKADRADVIVPAAEIFLAIAEVVRAEYIHVPVIGLADGMIDGLYEKHSQEQNAAIIV
- a CDS encoding FecR domain-containing protein; the encoded protein is METNMLESLLMRYIKGECNSEERETLARMVKSQNDSELKRQLEAVWLKYDSLEHLSDERSQEILSTILVKKSRIRRNRRWMRHDFFIRIGSIAAVLLLLLGIGYYIKQAVPEESIIITSQPVSLSENTSYVRSVVLPDGSLVVLQANSTIELLPSFDKGKREVRLSGEAYFDIKRNAKRPFVIYSGELKTTVLGTAFNIAAWPNEDQIRVAVTRGKVRIENTETKNILADLSRNEEIEYDKSKSISEKHTEVAATQKIIDWTKQDMEFNGMSLKDIAVILSKRYGADIEIHGNKLANALIVASFVGTESLENVLNVLCPISSSSYSMESGKVVIDQSE
- a CDS encoding RNA polymerase sigma-70 factor; translation: MSVGKFDEESFTSLFYLYKDKLYGFFLGLTHSPTKSEDLVQEVFMRIWQKREELTLIDNLNAYIYRAAQNHAIDQIRKRSNEILLFSDKYLGNEDNATAQTPLDLLLNKELSSALTEAIEQLPPQQKKVFTFHCIEGLPHEEIARLMDISVSTVQNHMRQALINIRTYFSGNYPVLLLLLISIIF
- a CDS encoding NADH:flavin oxidoreductase/NADH oxidase produces the protein MSKLFSEATIGSVNLSNRIIIPPMCQYSAANGQATEWHLMHYGNLSLSGAGLLIMEATGIAPEGRISYGDLGLWDEKTAFALAKVVNFIRLHSQIPLAIQLSHAGRKASTDLGWKPGLSLSTDNPNGWQTFAPSAEPLSTGGTTPEALTTEGIKKIISQFAAAAKRAVAIGFNAVELHGAHGYLIHQFLSPVTNKRTDEYGGSLENRMRFALEVFEAVKAVVPKDFPVGIRISATDWIENGWDLPQSIELAKQLDSKGCGYIHVSSGGLDGALQQLPSLQSGYQLALAEAIKKEVKMPVIGVGLITEPQEAEDAIESNKADMIAVGRGMLYDPRWGWHAAAALGAKAIGVKQYLRCEPHKLKGLFKSE